The Eublepharis macularius isolate TG4126 chromosome 3, MPM_Emac_v1.0, whole genome shotgun sequence genome has a window encoding:
- the LOC129325906 gene encoding stromelysin-1-like, producing the protein MKSIFFVLLCAAVTYALPIGSDKRDEEKLELIQKYLEKYYNFTYDGKPVKRWKDGNPIVKKIREMQAFIGLEVTGNVDSNTLELIQKPRCGNPDVGDFAFFAGQPKWGKKDLTYRILNYTPDMKRLDVDAEIEKAFQVWSRVTPLTFRRAWEGDADIMISFASKDHGDFNPFDGLGGTLAHAYAPSSSSIGGDAHFDEDENWTKGLGGSNLFIVAAHEFGHSLGLFHSNDYNALMYPVYRHPQQSQHVLSQDDIEGIQHLYGPSLHPSQDPTEQDKPSKPIRPAQPTLPATCDPQLTFDAVTTFRGEIMFFKDKHFWRKHPQFNEVEFNLISSFWSFLPSGVDAAYENTDKDEAFLFKGNQFWVVKGDSRLPGYPKYIHSLGFPADVNKIDAVFFSEKERRTYYFVADKYWSSNEGSQTIEKRPKRIRNDFPGVEGEIDAAFQYNGFLYFFRGTNQYEFDPAARRVTRVTKVNNSWFSC; encoded by the exons atgaaaagCATCTTTTTcgtgctcctgtgtgctgcagttaCGTATGCTTTGCCGATCGGCTCAGATAAGAGAGATGAAGAAAAGCTGGAGCTTATTCAG AAATACTTGGAAAAATATTACAATTTTACGTATGATGGGAAACCAGTTAAAAGATGGAAAGATGGAAATCCTATAGTTAAGAAAATCAGAGAAATGCAGGCATTCATTGGCCTGGAGGTGACGGGCAATGTGGATTCTAATACTCTGGAGTTGATTCAGAAACCAAGGTGTGGGAATCCCGATGTCGGGGACTTTGCCTTTTTCGCAGGACAACCCAAATGGGGAAAGAAAGACTTGACCTACAG GATTCTGAATTATACACCAGACATGAAACGACTCGATGTGGATGCAGAAATTGAGAAAGCTTTTCAAGTTTGGAGCCGAGTGACGCCACTGACATTCAGAAGGGCATGGGAAGGCGATGCTGACATCATGATCTCTTTTGCTTCCAAAG ATCATGGCGATTTCAACCCCTTTGATGGGCTTGGGGGCACCCTTGCCCATGCCTATGCGCCCAGCAGCTCCAGCATTGGAGGAGATGCCCATTTTGATGAGGATGAAAACTGGACCAAAGGCCTAGGAG GTTCCAACCTGTTCATTGTTGCTGCCCATGAGTTTGGCCACTCACTTGGACTCTTCCATTCCAACGATTACAATGCCTTGATGTACCCAGTTTATAGGCATCCCCAGCAGAGTCAACATGTCCTCTCTCAGGATGATATTGAAGGCATTCAGCACCTCTAtg GACCATCACTCCATCCATCTCAAGACCCAACAGAACAAGATAAACCAAGCAAACCCATCAGACCAGCCCAGCCCACATTGCCAGCAACTTGTGATCCTCAGTTGACTTTTGATGCTGTTACTACTTTTCGAGGAGAAATAATGTTCTTCAAAGACAA GCATTTCTGGAGAAAGCACCCTCAGTTCAATGAGgttgaatttaatttaatttcttcattcTGGTCATTTTTACCATCTGGTGTTGACGCGGCTTATGAAAATACGGATAAAGAtgaagcatttctttttaaag GCAACCAGTTTTGGGTCGTAAAAGGCGATTCCAGGCTACCAGGATATCCCAAGTACATCcacagcctgggcttcccagctGATGTCAATAAAATTGATGCAGTATTTTTcagtgaaaaagaaagaagaacatACTACTTTGTAGCTGATAAATACTGGAG TTCTAATGAAGGCAGCCAAACCATTGAAAAGAGGCCTAAAAGAATAAGAAATGACTTCCCAGGTGTTGAGGGAGAAATCGATGCTGCTTTTCAGTATAACG GATTCTTGTATTTCTTCAGGGGGACAAATCAATATGAATTTGACCCTGCGGCCAGAAGAGTTACCCGAGTCACAAAGGTCAACAACAGCTGGTTTTCTTGCTAA